A region from the Luteolibacter flavescens genome encodes:
- a CDS encoding DUF3592 domain-containing protein, which yields MPQRSTGSRVYLSIIGLMLALIGGIFSWLMWRSFQRAREVDHWPQVPCIILRSAAEERQIDPNGNVERRFSVLYGYHWEDVPRQSDRLKLRGSPWVSKEAAVQIFIDQYPEGSQQQCRVNPADPDVAVLEPESKAPGYSLWFPLLFVVGGVGIVVGAWRK from the coding sequence ATGCCGCAGCGCTCCACGGGTTCCCGCGTTTACCTCTCGATCATCGGGCTGATGCTCGCATTGATCGGCGGGATTTTCTCATGGCTGATGTGGCGGAGCTTCCAGCGTGCGCGGGAGGTGGACCATTGGCCGCAGGTGCCGTGCATCATCCTGCGCTCGGCGGCGGAGGAGCGGCAGATCGATCCCAATGGGAATGTGGAGCGCCGCTTCTCGGTGCTCTACGGCTATCATTGGGAAGACGTGCCAAGGCAGAGTGACCGCCTGAAACTCCGCGGCAGTCCTTGGGTGAGCAAGGAGGCGGCGGTGCAGATCTTCATCGACCAGTATCCGGAGGGATCGCAGCAGCAGTGCCGTGTGAATCCGGCGGATCCGGACGTCGCGGTGCTGGAGCCGGAATCGAAGGCGCCGGGTTACTCGCTGTGGTTCCCGTTGCTCTTCGTGGTGGGTGGCGTGGGGATCGTGGTGGGGGCTTGGAGGAAGTAA